The following are encoded in a window of Rubellicoccus peritrichatus genomic DNA:
- the pyk gene encoding pyruvate kinase, with amino-acid sequence MKFNYRHTKIIFTIGPATASEETLEEVIAAGADICRLNMAHASHEWTREVVRRVRKVCDRVGRQMAIMMDVKGPEVRTGDLPEPIELEKGELFDFLVKGTIENDLEEGIRGVTVNYPGLSRDVKEGATLLVDSGLVRMEVLERRDDRVRCKVIIPGPMTNRRHINLPGVKVRLPALTEKDKADIMVGTEEGVELYALSFVREADDLDIFRRYLLEKNVDGRIIAKIEDQSAIANLDEIIQAADGLMVARGDLGIECPFEQLPIIQREAVRKCIKNKKPVIIATHMLESMIENPLPTRAEVTDVANAIYEKADCIMLSGETTTGKYPVESIRVMDRIARQIEGETEKGKLEDVILRTPKSLMLKNAVQLAQDLKKCGIVVYTRNGNLTRVLSSLRPAHCPIFAFTDSRILFKQLLMQWGVEPFMIEFDKDPEVTIRESFKRLKDSKHRWAKDGDWMVVVTNVIAGEKIIDSIQMRPVE; translated from the coding sequence ATGAAGTTCAATTATCGTCACACAAAGATCATTTTCACGATCGGACCAGCAACTGCGTCCGAAGAAACCCTTGAGGAAGTTATTGCCGCAGGTGCAGATATTTGCCGGCTTAATATGGCGCATGCCAGCCACGAATGGACGCGTGAGGTGGTCCGTCGGGTGCGTAAGGTTTGTGACCGGGTAGGTCGCCAGATGGCGATCATGATGGACGTTAAAGGTCCGGAAGTGCGCACCGGTGATTTGCCTGAGCCGATCGAGCTCGAAAAAGGAGAATTGTTCGATTTTCTTGTTAAGGGAACGATTGAAAATGATCTTGAAGAAGGCATTCGTGGTGTGACGGTTAACTACCCGGGCTTAAGCCGTGATGTCAAAGAAGGCGCGACCCTGCTGGTAGACAGTGGTCTTGTGCGGATGGAAGTTTTGGAAAGACGTGATGATCGGGTGCGATGCAAGGTCATCATACCAGGCCCGATGACGAATCGCCGTCATATTAATCTTCCAGGCGTGAAGGTCCGTCTACCTGCTTTAACAGAGAAGGACAAAGCGGATATCATGGTCGGGACTGAAGAAGGGGTTGAATTGTATGCCTTGTCTTTTGTCCGTGAAGCGGATGATCTGGACATATTTCGTCGCTACCTGTTGGAAAAGAATGTCGATGGTCGAATCATTGCCAAGATTGAGGATCAAAGTGCGATCGCCAATCTCGATGAGATTATTCAGGCGGCGGACGGGCTGATGGTCGCTCGTGGTGATTTGGGAATCGAGTGCCCTTTTGAACAATTGCCGATTATTCAGAGAGAGGCTGTTAGGAAGTGCATAAAAAATAAGAAGCCGGTCATCATTGCAACCCACATGCTGGAGTCGATGATTGAGAACCCTTTGCCAACTCGGGCCGAAGTGACCGATGTGGCCAATGCGATTTATGAAAAAGCTGATTGCATCATGCTTTCTGGTGAAACCACCACAGGGAAGTACCCTGTAGAAAGCATTCGTGTGATGGATCGGATCGCTCGCCAGATCGAAGGTGAGACTGAGAAGGGAAAACTTGAGGATGTGATTCTGAGAACTCCCAAATCGCTGATGCTTAAAAATGCAGTTCAGTTGGCTCAGGACTTAAAGAAGTGCGGGATTGTCGTCTATACAAGAAATGGAAACTTAACCCGTGTATTGTCTTCTTTGAGGCCAGCGCATTGCCCGATATTTGCCTTCACTGATAGTCGGATTTTATTCAAGCAGCTTCTCATGCAGTGGGGGGTTGAGCCGTTCATGATCGAATTTGATAAAGACCCGGAGGTCACGATCCGTGAATCTTTCAAACGGCTAAAGGACAGTAAGCATCGCTGGGCCAAGGATGGTGACTGGATGGTCGTGGTGACCAATGTTATCGCTGGTGAAAAGATTATCGACAGCATTCAAATGCGACCAGTCGAGTGA
- a CDS encoding TIGR04282 family arsenosugar biosynthesis glycosyltransferase, translating to MEMIFNIAMADSHSTSSSVTIKLLYMLKAPVQGAVKTRLATSIGEMDAAIAYRSMVEFQLKTLKAFDHEIHYTPAGSIDLMSNWLGADRNYFPQSEGHLGQRMLKAAEGAFQRKAKSVCLLGGDCPYLTNAIILEANLALQSHDLVIGPAKDGGYYLLAFKCTYPTLFEGIAWSTKTVFDETLSKAKQLDLKVHRLEPLEDVDEFDSWKRAKALLGK from the coding sequence ATGGAAATGATTTTCAATATTGCCATGGCTGACTCTCATTCTACGTCTAGCAGCGTGACGATTAAGCTCCTCTATATGCTCAAGGCCCCAGTCCAGGGTGCGGTTAAGACTCGACTCGCAACATCCATTGGAGAAATGGACGCGGCCATCGCTTATCGCAGTATGGTGGAGTTCCAATTGAAAACTTTGAAGGCGTTTGATCATGAGATACACTACACCCCAGCCGGATCGATAGATTTAATGAGCAATTGGCTTGGAGCTGACAGGAATTATTTTCCACAGTCAGAGGGCCATCTTGGACAACGTATGCTAAAGGCGGCGGAGGGCGCTTTCCAAAGGAAAGCCAAATCAGTGTGCTTACTGGGAGGAGATTGCCCCTATCTCACCAATGCAATCATCCTCGAGGCAAATCTTGCGCTCCAAAGCCACGACCTTGTCATCGGCCCAGCCAAGGATGGCGGCTATTACCTGCTCGCTTTCAAATGCACCTATCCAACCCTTTTTGAAGGTATTGCCTGGAGCACTAAAACCGTCTTCGATGAAACACTCTCAAAAGCAAAGCAACTTGATTTAAAGGTCCATCGTCTGGAACCTCTGGAAGACGTCGATGAATTCGATAGCTGGAAACGAGCGAAGGCGTTGCTCGGTAAGTGA